Sequence from the Nocardia cyriacigeorgica GUH-2 genome:
AGCACGGACTGCGGCCCGACGCCGGCGGCTACAGCCCGTCGGACTTCCCGCTGATCTCGTTGCGGCAGGACGATATCGACCGCTTCGCCCGCGACTACCCGCAGCTGACCGACGCCTGGCCGGTGACGCCCTTGCAGTCGGGCATGCTGTTCCACGCGCTGCTGGCCGACACCTCCGTCGACGTCTACACCACCCAGTTCGTCCTCGATCTGGGCGGCACCGTCGACCCGGCCCGCATGCAGGCCGCCGCGCAAGCCGTGCTGGACCGGCACGCCAACCTGCGGGTGGCCTTCGCCGACGACGCCGAGGGCGCGCCGGTGCAGATCGTGCAGGACGGGATCGAGGTCCCGTGGCGGATGATCGACCTGTCGCATCTGGATCCGGCCGCCGCGCTCGCCGAAGCCGAACTGATCAAGACCGCCGATCTGGCCGACCATTTCGATATGCGCACCGCGCCGCTGCTGCGGTTCGCGCTGATCCGCACCAGCGCCGCGGGCATCGACGCCGACAGCGCCTACCAGCTGCTGGTCACCAGCCATCACATCCTCATCGACGGCTGGTCCATGCCGCTGCTGATGAAGGATCTGCTCACCCTCTACGCCCTCGGCGGCAACTCGCGGCACCTGCCGCAGGTCCCGCCGTACCGCGACTACCTGGCCTGGCTGATCGCCCAGGATCCGGAGGCCGCCCGGCAGGCCTGGCGCACCGCGCTGGCCGGTATCACCGAGCCGACGCCGCTGGCGCCGGTGGATCCCGGCCGGGAGATCTCGGCCGGTGTCGGTGAGGTGGGATTCGAACTGTCCCAGGCCGATACCACCGCGCTGACCCGGCTCGCCGCGCACCTCGGCGTCACGGTGAACACCGTGGTCCAGGCCGCGTGGGGGCTGCTGATCGGGCGCAGCGTCGACCGCGACGACGTCGTGTTCGGCGCGACCGTGTCCGGCCGCCCGCCGCAGCTCGACGGCGTGGAGGCCATGGTCGGGCTGTTCCTCAACGCCATCCCGGTGCGCGTGCGCCTGGGCGCCACCGACACCCTCGGTGGGCTGCTGCGGCAATTGCAGGCCGAACAGGCCGATCTGCTCGGCTACCACTACCTGGGGCTCAGCGATATCCAGGACGCCGTCGGGGTGGAAGGCCTGTTCGATTCGCTGGTGGTGTTCGAGTCCTTCCCGGTGGACCGGGAGGGGCTGGCCGAGGCCAGCGCCATCGACGGCATGAACATCACCGGCGTCGGCGCCGTCAACGGCACCCACTACCCAGTGACGGTCATGGTGGTGCTCGACCATCAGCTGCGGGTATCGGTGAAGTACCTACGCGACCTGTTCGACACCGACGCGGCCGACGCGCTCGCGCGCAGGCTGCAGGCGCTGATCGGCCGGTTCGTCACCGAGCCGCAGGCCAAGGTCGCCGATATCGACGTGCTGCTCCCGGCCGAGGCGGCCGAACTGGCCGCCCGCAATGCCACCGACGTGCCGGAACTGCTCGACGACGCCACCCTGCTGACGCTGTTCGATGCCCAGGTGGCCCGCACGCCGGACGCGCCCGCCGTCCGCTACCGCGACGCGGTGCTCAGCTACCGCGAACTCGACGCGCGGTCGCGGGCGCTGGCCGCCGAGCTGAGCAACTTCGGCGCCGGCCCCGGCACGCTGGTCGGTGTCGCCATGCGACGCGGCCTCGACCTGGTGGTCTCGATCTACGCCGCGCTGCGCGCCGGGGCGGGCTATGTACCGATCGACCCGGACCATCCCGCCGAGCGCAGCGAATACGTGCTCGCCGGTGCCGCGCCGATCTGCGTACTCACCACCACCGCCGACGGATTCACCACCGGCACCGGTGTGCCGGTGGTCGCGGTGGACACGCTGTACCTCGCACCGGCCGACGGATTCGCCCGCGCCCGGGTACGCCCGGACGACATCGCCTACGTCATCTACACCTCCGGCTCCACCGGCCGGCCCAAGGGTGTGATGATCACGCACCGGCAGATGGCCAACCAGTTCCGCTGGGCCCAGCGCACCTACCCGCACGACCCGAGCGATGTGGTGCTGCACAAGACGCCGATCACCTTCGACATCTCCACCTGGGAGCTGTTCTGGCCGCTGCACACCGGCGCGTCGATCGTGATCGCCGAACCCGACGGGCACCGCGATCCGGCCTACCTGTCCCACACCATCGCCGAGAACGCCGTCACCACGGTGCATTTCGTGCCCTCGATGCTCGACGCGTTCCTCGACCCGGTGGCCAGTGGTGCCGCCGTGGCCGAATACCCGTCGCTGCGCCGGGTTTTCGCCGCCGGTGAGGCCTTGTCGGGGGAGACCGCCGCGACGTTCACCACCGCACTGCCCGGCACCGCGCTGATCAACTGGTACGGGCCCGCCGAGGCAACCGTCGTGACGGCGCACCCGGTCACCGACACCGACGTCACCGCCATCCCGATCGGCACCCCGGTCGCCAATACCCGGGTGCTGGTGCTGGATCGGCAGCTGCGCCCGGTGCCGCCCGGCGCGGCCGGTGAGCTGTACGTCGCCGGCGTGCAGCTGGCCCGCGGCTACCACGACCGGCCCGCGCTGACCGCCGAACGCTTCGTCGCGGGCGAGGGCGGCACCCGCCTCTACCGCACCGGTGACGTGGTCCGCTGGACCGGCACGGGCACCGGCGCCGCACTGGAATACCTGGGCCGCAGCGACTTCCAGGTGAAGCTGCGCGGTCAGCGCGTCGAGCTCGGTGAGATCGAGACGATCCTGCTCGGCCACGAGTCGGTGCGCCACGCCGCCGTCTCGCTGGTGCGCGCCACCACCGGCGACCGCCTGGTGGCCTATGTCGTCGCCGCACCGGGCCACACCGTCGACGATCGCGCACTGCTCGCGCACGCGCGGGCCGCGCTGCCGTCGTACATGGTGCCCTCCGCGGTGGTGGTGCTCGAGCGGATGCCGTTGAACGCCAGCGGCAAACTCGACCGGATGTCGCTGCCGGTGCCGCAGCTGTCCGGGCGTCCGTTCCGCGCGCCGACGACTCCGCTGGAACGCACCATCACCGAGGTGTTCGCCGAGGTGCTCGGGGTCGACCGGGTCGGCATGGACGACGACTTCTTCGACCTGGGCGGCAACTCGCTCATCGCCACCCGCGCGGTGAGCAGGCTGCGCACCCGCACCGGCGCCGAGATCCGGGTGCAGTGGTTCTTCACCGACTCCACCCCGGCCGATCTCGCGGCCCGGATCCTGGCGGTGCTGGCCGGCGAGCACGACTACGACCTGGACTCCAACGCCGCCCTCGGGGTGGTGCTGCCGATCCGGACCCGGGTACCGCACGACACCGCCGCCGACGACCCGGTGTTCTGCATCCACCCGATGTACGGCCTGTCCTGGTGCTACGCCGGATTCGCCCGGTACCTGCCGTCGCGCTATCCGATCTACGGCCTGCAATCGCCTGCCTTGTCGGAGGACGGCTACCTGCCGCGGTCGCTGACCGAGATGGCGCGGCGCTACGCCGCCGAGATCCGCGCGGTGCAGCCCGAGGGACCGTACCGGCTGCTGGGCTGGTCGCTGGGCGGGGTGATCGCGCACGCGATCGCCACCGAACTCCAGGCCGCCGGTCACGAGGTGTCGCTGCTGGCGATGCTGGACAGCCACCCCGCCATCGACGTCACCGATTTCCGCGCCGCCATCCGCGACGCGCTGGCCGAACTCGGCATCGGCGACGCCCAGCTACCCGACGGTGATATCCACGACCTCACCGACGAGGCCCTGGCCGCCCTGCACGCCACCATCCCGCCGGATATGGCGGTGCTCACACCCGAGCGGGTGCGCCGGATCTACCGCAGCGCGGTCCGCTCGGCCGAACTGATCGCCGAGCACCGGCCCGGCGTGTTCCGCGGCAGGCTGGATTACTTCAGCGCCGCGGGCCACGATACGGCCGCCCGGAACTGGGATGGCTACGTCGACGGCACCGTCGCCGACCATCCGGTGGGAGCCGATCACGATCAGATGACATCGCCCGAGGCGCTGGCCGAAATCGGTCCCGTGCTGGCCGACCGGCTCGATCCCGCCCGTACGGCGGGTCGATCATGATCGAATATGAGCGACTCCGGCATGATGGTGGCAACGGTGTGGTAACGATGCCCCCTGTTGTCACGACTACATAGACCGTATGGTCGGGCGTGACGCGGCGGTGTCTGTCCCGGCCCGAACCGGTATGCCCGCCGACACCCGTTGTCATGGGAATGCCCGATGAAATTTCGAGAAGAAGCGAAGGTGCGAAATTGACACGTCGACTCACCCGGCGCGGCGGCACTCGTGCCGCGGCGATGATCGCGGCAACGGCAGTTCTCGCGGGAGTCATGTCCGGTATCGGCGCATCCCCGGCGGCAGCGGCTGACCCGATCATCGACAACCGGAGTCTGCTGGCCGACCCCACCGCGCCCGACGGTTCCCGCATCGTCAAGGCCGAGTACAAGGACGACCGCAACATCCGGTTGCACGTGCACTCCGCCGCGATGGACGAGAACGTCATCATCGACGTGCAGCGCCCGGCCGACGCCTCGGTGCCCCGCCCCACCCTGTACCTGCTCAACGGTGCCGGCGGCGGCGAGGACGACGCCTCATGGCAGGTGAAGACCGACGCCCTCGACTTCCTGTCGGACAAGAACGTCAACGTGGTGCAGCCGATCGGCGGCAAGTGGAGCTACTACACCGACTGGATCGCCGACGACCCGGTGCTGGGCCGCAACAAGTGGAAGACCTTCTTCACCGAGGAGCTGCCCCCGCTGATCGACGGCGCGCTGGGCACCAACGGCACCAACGCCATCGCGGGCCTGTCCACCTCGGGCACCACCGTGCTGGCCCTGCCGATCGCCAAGCCCGGCCTGTACAAGGCCGCCGCCGCCTACAGCGGTTGCGCCCAGACCAGTGACCCGGTGGGCTCGGAGTTCGTGAAGCTGACCGTCGAGACCTGGGGCGGCGGCGACACCATGAACATGTGGGGCCCGCAGGGCTCGGAGGAATGGGTCAAGAACGATCCGTACGTCAACGCCGAGGGTCTGCGCGGCCTGGATCTCTACATCTCCACCGGCAACGGCCTGCCCGGCATGTACGACACCCTCAACGGCCCCTACGCGCTGCCCGGCGCCTATGGCCTGGCCAACCAGATCGTCATCGGTGGCGTCATCGAGGCGGGCACCAACTTCTGCACCCACAACCTGAAGAACAAGCTCGACTCGCTCGGCATCCCGGCCACCTACAACTTCCGCGATTCCGGCACCCACTCGTGGGGCTACTGGCGCGACGAGTTCCAGCGCTCCTGGCCGGTGCTGGCCAAGGGCCTCGGGATCTGATTCCCGCACCCACACGGCAGTAGACGGCCGCCCCGGTTCGCCGGGGCGGCCGTCGCCGTTTCCGGGCTACACCCAGTTCTCGATCCAGTACCGCCACAGCACCGGCGCGTA
This genomic interval carries:
- a CDS encoding alpha/beta hydrolase; this translates as MIAATAVLAGVMSGIGASPAAAADPIIDNRSLLADPTAPDGSRIVKAEYKDDRNIRLHVHSAAMDENVIIDVQRPADASVPRPTLYLLNGAGGGEDDASWQVKTDALDFLSDKNVNVVQPIGGKWSYYTDWIADDPVLGRNKWKTFFTEELPPLIDGALGTNGTNAIAGLSTSGTTVLALPIAKPGLYKAAAAYSGCAQTSDPVGSEFVKLTVETWGGGDTMNMWGPQGSEEWVKNDPYVNAEGLRGLDLYISTGNGLPGMYDTLNGPYALPGAYGLANQIVIGGVIEAGTNFCTHNLKNKLDSLGIPATYNFRDSGTHSWGYWRDEFQRSWPVLAKGLGI